One segment of Castanea sativa cultivar Marrone di Chiusa Pesio chromosome 3, ASM4071231v1 DNA contains the following:
- the LOC142629194 gene encoding serine/threonine-protein phosphatase 7 long form homolog: MSVALDRVQPGLDDHTQLTRQPNHRSTPLWRHASDEAGLDPRIMQYIDAAGLTGLFKVREMEVDHALIMALVEWWHPETHTFHLPHGEMGITLQDIEVMLGVLVDGVPITGKTDLKWNLVCRDLLGDEPPVIPNTNRSTLAGARLKYTWLDERFTASPIADAGDKVVQQYACYHLLIRMGALLFMDKSADRVSVLALQFLNPINNVRQYSWGSVALAWLYRHLCSASKKDVM; the protein is encoded by the exons ATGAGTGTG GCACTAGATAGAGTGCAGCCTGGACTCGACGATCATACCCAGTTGACCCGGCAGCCGAATCATCGGTCAACTCCTCTTTGGAGGCACGCCTCCGATGAG GCTGGGCTAGACCCACGTATCATGCAATACATAGATGCAGCAGGTTTGACCGGGTTATTCAAGGTTCGTGAGATGGAGGTCGACCATGCCTTGATCATGGCCTTGGTCGAGTGGTGGCATCCGGAGACGCACACGTTCCACTTACCCCATGGAGAAATGGGTATCACCTTGCAAGATATAGAGGTGATGTTGGGGGTTCTGGTGGATGGGGTGCCTATCACTGGGAAAACAGACTTGAAATGGAATTTGGTGTGCCGAGATTTGTTGGGGGATGAACCTCCAGTGATACCGAACACAAACAGGTCTACCCTTGCTGGGGCGAGGTTAAAATACACGTGGCTTGATGAACGGTTTACCGCTTCCCCAATTGCGGACGCTGGTGACAAAGTCGTGCAGCAATATGCTTGCTACCACCTACTTATACGGATGGGGGCCTTGTTGTTCATGGACAAGTCGGCGGACCGGGTCTCAGTGTTGGCTTTGCAGTTCCTCAACCCAATCAACAATGTGAGGCAGTACAGTTGGGGTAGTGTAGCATTGGCTTGGCTCTACAGGCACCTTTGTAGTGCATCAAAGAAGGATGTGATGTAG